A genomic stretch from Sphingomonas faeni includes:
- a CDS encoding acyltransferase family protein, with the protein MAYTIEIVVAVGLALIAANLCGRVIAGIGFPLPEGRRIGHIDSLRGFLGVSVMCHHFVVWMSAKANGSWNEPQVPFFNQLGQGSVALFFMITGLVFYPRVLAGFRNVSWSQLYMKRIFRIVPLLLLSILIVSAVIATTTNLRPTVRYPLEVVSWISGKQTLDIFGFRQSKMVNASVLWSIYYEWIFYFVVLPVCAFARLFVGNRTWLVPVALCVGGIIGRITDISLFTYIPLFALGMLAYELKSHAVVVRLMRSRPAAALACAWLLASVMIFRNPYSFAMPAFGFFFLAVVCGNSIFGIFGSTSSIVLGECSYGTYLLHGSLLYLGFTLLRPETKPVIAMPLFAVAVTILTAFTYLLIERPGIITGSRLNAKLTYSRKKVAIAR; encoded by the coding sequence ATGGCCTATACGATTGAGATAGTGGTCGCAGTGGGCCTCGCGTTAATTGCCGCTAACTTATGCGGGCGGGTAATAGCGGGAATTGGCTTCCCTCTGCCTGAAGGTCGAAGGATTGGACATATCGATAGCCTCCGCGGTTTTCTTGGAGTGTCTGTCATGTGCCATCACTTTGTCGTCTGGATGTCGGCAAAGGCGAATGGAAGTTGGAATGAGCCGCAAGTTCCGTTCTTCAACCAATTGGGACAGGGAAGCGTGGCCCTCTTCTTTATGATAACCGGACTGGTGTTTTATCCAAGAGTGCTTGCGGGATTTCGTAATGTCTCTTGGTCTCAGCTTTATATGAAGCGTATTTTTCGGATTGTTCCACTACTCCTCCTCTCCATTCTGATCGTATCGGCGGTGATAGCTACGACAACCAATCTTCGGCCAACCGTACGATATCCGCTTGAGGTCGTGAGCTGGATCAGCGGAAAGCAGACGCTTGATATTTTCGGATTTAGGCAAAGTAAGATGGTCAATGCTTCCGTTTTGTGGTCCATCTACTACGAGTGGATATTTTACTTCGTCGTCCTGCCGGTCTGCGCTTTTGCCCGCTTGTTCGTCGGTAACCGGACGTGGCTTGTGCCGGTAGCGCTCTGCGTCGGCGGCATCATCGGACGGATCACAGACATATCGCTTTTTACCTACATCCCACTTTTTGCCTTGGGGATGCTTGCTTACGAACTGAAGTCGCACGCAGTAGTTGTACGGTTGATGCGGTCCCGTCCCGCCGCCGCATTGGCATGTGCGTGGTTGCTCGCGTCGGTGATGATATTCAGAAATCCTTATAGCTTCGCCATGCCAGCATTTGGCTTCTTTTTTCTCGCGGTGGTTTGTGGAAACTCGATATTTGGCATCTTCGGTTCGACATCATCAATTGTTTTGGGCGAATGCTCGTACGGAACCTACCTTCTGCACGGATCCCTTCTCTATTTGGGGTTTACCCTCCTGAGACCGGAAACGAAGCCTGTAATCGCAATGCCGCTATTTGCTGTCGCGGTGACGATACTAACTGCTTTTACGTACCTGCTCATCGAGCGGCCGGGAATTATTACAGGATCCCGACTTAACGCAAAATTGACTTACAGCCGAAAGAAGGTGGCTATTGCGCGGTAG
- a CDS encoding lipopolysaccharide biosynthesis protein, producing MTDKTSAVPNSSISHQTVRGFAQLASSTLATALLRIAVVGVMARLLAPDDFGVVAISNIFVEFARMIATTGMSQSIVHMKDLTTNHIRTAFTSSLAVGVVTMMMVIVASSTIAAFFSLPDLEGVLYVSSVIPPIMAASTISSKLLERAHIFKPIAKSNIIAYVGAQVVVGIPIAFAGGGYWALIIPQVVGALLQSIILMRAQPHDMSLHFGRLEYKDLMKLGTGFGLQRFANFFAQRGDYFVVGKLLGPTELGRYERSYVLMNLSNSLLASMLNTVLFPAFARVAHDHARFRRAYIKCMQLTASITLPISVVCVAQAREIVETLLGSRWLDATTPFAILAGGIFARTCYKVAGSAGNGLGLAYQNAFSQVLYAVCVIGGAAIGLIWGINGVAVSTLTSIAIVFILLNNSVIRHVGLTWLDMLKAFLPGIASAALIGTIAMIAAEFLRAQTALPVVIRLTGSSSLAGIVYFACATLLPNVFLGRGVLELLDERLSRTGPVARAFRFIRR from the coding sequence ATGACTGACAAAACTTCCGCTGTCCCGAACTCCTCGATTTCACACCAAACGGTTCGCGGTTTTGCACAACTTGCCTCGAGCACGCTTGCCACAGCCCTTCTAAGGATCGCAGTCGTTGGCGTCATGGCGCGGCTTCTGGCACCAGACGATTTCGGCGTGGTGGCGATTTCGAACATCTTTGTCGAATTTGCTAGAATGATCGCGACGACCGGCATGTCCCAGTCCATTGTCCATATGAAAGATCTTACTACCAATCATATCAGAACAGCCTTCACCTCGTCCTTGGCAGTTGGCGTTGTGACAATGATGATGGTGATCGTAGCAAGTTCTACCATAGCGGCGTTCTTTTCTCTTCCGGACCTTGAGGGGGTACTTTACGTAAGCTCAGTCATACCGCCAATCATGGCGGCCAGCACGATATCGAGTAAATTACTAGAGCGTGCTCATATCTTCAAGCCGATCGCTAAAAGTAACATAATAGCCTATGTGGGGGCGCAGGTGGTGGTCGGGATTCCAATCGCATTCGCTGGGGGCGGTTATTGGGCGCTCATCATTCCACAAGTAGTGGGCGCACTCCTCCAGAGCATTATCCTAATGCGAGCGCAGCCGCACGATATGTCGCTGCATTTCGGACGCTTGGAATACAAGGATCTGATGAAGCTAGGCACTGGCTTCGGATTGCAGCGGTTCGCGAACTTCTTTGCACAGCGAGGCGATTATTTCGTCGTGGGCAAGCTGCTGGGACCAACCGAACTCGGGCGGTACGAGCGGTCCTACGTATTGATGAATCTGTCCAACTCGCTGTTGGCGAGCATGTTGAATACCGTCCTGTTTCCCGCGTTCGCGCGGGTCGCTCACGACCATGCGCGGTTTCGCCGGGCATATATAAAATGCATGCAGCTTACCGCGTCGATTACACTGCCGATATCCGTCGTTTGCGTCGCTCAGGCGAGGGAGATTGTCGAAACGCTTTTAGGCAGCCGATGGCTGGACGCCACCACCCCATTCGCAATTCTCGCGGGAGGGATCTTCGCGCGCACGTGCTACAAGGTAGCAGGCAGCGCTGGCAATGGTCTGGGGCTGGCCTACCAGAATGCATTTTCGCAGGTTTTATACGCGGTATGCGTCATCGGCGGCGCTGCCATTGGATTAATCTGGGGCATCAATGGCGTGGCGGTCTCCACCCTAACATCGATCGCGATCGTCTTTATCCTGCTCAACAACTCCGTCATCCGCCATGTCGGCCTGACCTGGCTCGATATGTTAAAGGCTTTCCTGCCCGGCATTGCGTCCGCCGCGTTGATCGGTACGATAGCAATGATCGCAGCAGAGTTCTTGCGTGCGCAGACCGCACTGCCGGTAGTTATTCGCTTGACGGGTTCTTCATCGCTCGCCGGAATCGTGTACTTCGCCTGCGCCACGCTCTTACCTAACGTCTTCCTCGGCCGTGGCGTGCTCGAACTGCTCGACGAACGCCTGTCCCGGACCGGCCCTGTTGCACGAGCGTTCAGGTTCATTCGCCGCTGA
- a CDS encoding polysaccharide pyruvyl transferase family protein, protein MSKPLKIGVFGFYSYRNLGDNLMAYLISRHLQERGHLPVVFSKNAADMAEWGIPVFGDVREFMANCDIVFLGGGGLLIPRPRLSGIGQDFNEDLKAMLEVSTENDIPLYGFSLGGAGVPLTQIVPSQRRDLISQMKYVTLRNREDLQLLEQANIQGEFLDDIVWSVANKIPARTKPKGKERYRIGINLYLGDSPKFYPTKFLISAATKIRRDINFIFFDIHPNADGAFNAFYIEGPNCQKKFALDIQESCDDVASLDLLITTRLHLGVMAMSYGVPSVAYAAVTKTKLLYNRIGRQKFFWKSYEFYKFSLLFLFPSGFKTDGKEILPQQVNDNALLHYDAIDRILAAQA, encoded by the coding sequence ATGAGCAAACCTCTGAAAATCGGAGTGTTCGGATTTTACAGCTACCGGAACCTGGGCGACAACCTGATGGCGTATCTCATATCGAGGCACTTGCAGGAACGCGGCCATCTGCCCGTCGTCTTCTCGAAGAATGCGGCGGACATGGCCGAATGGGGCATTCCCGTCTTCGGTGACGTTCGCGAGTTCATGGCGAACTGCGACATCGTTTTCCTGGGCGGAGGAGGCTTGCTAATCCCTCGTCCGCGACTGTCGGGCATTGGCCAGGATTTTAACGAAGACCTGAAGGCAATGCTCGAGGTTTCGACTGAGAACGATATTCCCCTCTATGGTTTTTCCTTGGGCGGCGCCGGCGTTCCCCTCACTCAGATCGTCCCCTCGCAGCGACGCGATCTGATTTCCCAGATGAAATACGTGACGCTTCGCAACAGGGAAGACCTGCAACTTCTCGAGCAGGCGAATATCCAGGGTGAGTTCCTGGACGATATCGTCTGGAGCGTCGCCAACAAGATTCCCGCTCGAACCAAGCCGAAGGGCAAAGAAAGGTACCGAATCGGCATAAATCTCTATCTTGGAGACTCGCCCAAGTTCTATCCTACGAAGTTCCTGATATCAGCGGCTACCAAGATCAGGAGAGATATCAATTTTATATTTTTTGATATCCACCCGAATGCCGATGGTGCTTTCAATGCCTTTTACATTGAGGGTCCGAACTGTCAGAAAAAGTTCGCCCTGGATATTCAAGAATCGTGTGATGATGTCGCATCTCTGGATCTGTTAATCACCACGCGGCTTCACCTCGGGGTTATGGCAATGAGCTACGGCGTTCCGAGCGTGGCCTACGCAGCAGTTACGAAGACGAAGCTGCTTTACAACCGAATCGGTCGCCAAAAGTTCTTTTGGAAAAGCTATGAATTCTACAAGTTTTCACTACTGTTTCTGTTTCCTTCCGGCTTCAAGACGGATGGGAAGGAAATTCTGCCCCAGCAGGTAAACGACAACGCTCTTCTTCACTACGATGCCATAGACAGGATTCTCGCCGCGCAAGCTTAG